One stretch of Candidatus Baltobacteraceae bacterium DNA includes these proteins:
- a CDS encoding ABC transporter permease, translating to MRRSTSIAIWRGVVAIIVFLVLWQLGSTSKSWMGFALPWISAIPAPTDVILIWAALVHDSGYWQSCYLSIWRVSVGFLAAMVVGIPFGLALAVNRTAYGVLFPTFEVLRPIPPLAWVPLSIIFWPTQELSITFVTFLGAFFTMVLNVVGGAKSIDIRYFQAARSMGSSSFDIFRRIILPGVLPSIAVGAAVGMGITWNVVVAAEMISGGASQATGAGGGLGFFIWNSYVGGSYPQIVVGMISIGIAGYLSSELLRRLGNRVTPWLRSR from the coding sequence ATGCGCAGGAGTACGAGCATTGCGATCTGGCGCGGAGTCGTCGCGATCATCGTGTTCCTCGTTTTGTGGCAGCTCGGTTCTACGTCGAAATCTTGGATGGGATTCGCATTGCCGTGGATCAGCGCGATCCCCGCACCCACCGACGTCATTCTCATATGGGCAGCACTCGTCCACGATTCCGGCTACTGGCAAAGCTGCTATCTGAGCATCTGGCGCGTTTCCGTCGGCTTTCTCGCTGCAATGGTCGTGGGAATTCCGTTCGGTCTCGCACTCGCGGTCAATCGGACCGCATACGGCGTGCTTTTCCCGACCTTTGAGGTCCTGCGGCCGATACCGCCGCTCGCGTGGGTGCCGCTCTCGATCATCTTCTGGCCCACACAAGAGCTGTCGATCACCTTCGTAACGTTCCTTGGCGCGTTCTTCACGATGGTGCTCAACGTCGTCGGCGGTGCCAAGTCGATCGACATTCGCTATTTTCAAGCCGCGCGTTCGATGGGGTCGAGCTCGTTCGATATCTTTCGCCGGATCATTCTGCCCGGTGTGTTGCCGTCGATTGCGGTCGGCGCTGCCGTCGGAATGGGGATCACGTGGAACGTCGTCGTTGCGGCCGAGATGATATCGGGTGGCGCAAGCCAAGCCACGGGCGCCGGCGGTGGGCTCGGTTTCTTCATCTGGAATTCGTACGTCGGCGGCTCGTATCCGCAAATCGTCGTCGGCATGATTAGCATCGGCATCGCCGGTTATCTTTCGAGCGAATTGCTGCGCAGGCTCGGCAATCGCGTGACTCCGTGGCTACGGAGCCGCTGA
- a CDS encoding ABC transporter ATP-binding protein, producing MSGGAIRIDDVVKVYDPDGAAILAVDHCSLDIPAGEICMIVGPSGCGKTTLLNAIAGFHSITSGTIYLDGEVLCGPGKPQAAPGPDRVVVFQNGALFPWKTILENVSFGPIVQGRLSRKDAEDKARQMMADAGLSGMEKNFPGELSSGVRRRVEIVRALMNDPKVLLLDEPYRALDSLTKSVMHEALLEIYYRNPVTIFFITHDLEEALFLGQRVAIMTTRPCRPKKILDVDIPHPRNYSVLTAPRFRALMEETIEAVHEEAIKAFAAGEKEGG from the coding sequence ATGAGCGGCGGCGCGATTCGAATCGACGACGTCGTCAAGGTATACGATCCGGACGGAGCGGCGATCCTCGCCGTCGATCACTGCTCCCTCGACATACCGGCCGGAGAAATCTGTATGATCGTCGGGCCTTCCGGCTGCGGAAAGACAACGCTGCTCAATGCGATCGCCGGATTTCACAGCATTACGTCGGGAACGATTTATCTCGACGGTGAGGTTTTGTGCGGACCGGGAAAGCCGCAGGCAGCTCCGGGTCCCGATCGCGTCGTCGTCTTCCAAAATGGCGCGCTCTTTCCATGGAAGACGATTCTCGAGAATGTTTCGTTCGGGCCAATCGTGCAAGGCCGCCTCTCACGCAAGGATGCAGAAGACAAGGCCCGCCAGATGATGGCAGACGCCGGCCTCTCCGGTATGGAGAAAAACTTTCCGGGCGAGCTCTCCTCGGGTGTACGTCGTCGCGTCGAAATCGTCCGAGCGCTGATGAATGATCCCAAAGTTTTGCTCCTCGACGAGCCGTATCGCGCACTCGATTCGCTGACGAAATCGGTTATGCACGAGGCGCTGCTCGAGATCTACTACCGCAACCCGGTGACGATCTTCTTCATCACGCACGATCTGGAGGAAGCGCTTTTCCTTGGGCAGCGCGTTGCCATCATGACGACGCGCCCCTGCCGGCCGAAGAAAATCCTGGATGTCGATATCCCGCATCCGCGCAATTACAGCGTCCTAACCGCGCCGCGCTTTCGCGCGCTGATGGAAGAGACGATCGAAGCGGTCCACGAGGAAGCGATCAAGGCGTTCGCCGCCGGCGAAAAGGAAGGCGGCTGA
- a CDS encoding ABC transporter permease — translation MARPVGLPVGPVEHGEQLRERAKPSEYAGLSVAMLQFAQWLRSPRPYLMLIGFALFVGFWYLAVDVWKLPRFAQLPGPDGVLKEWFSKNPAFGISIYTPDYYLDIWVSVRRVAIGFALATVLGIPLGLFLGWSKTFREFIFPVFELLRPIPILAWVPLAIVMFKGLETPVIFLTFLASFYATALNTMLGVESIDETYFRAAQCLGASRPQVFLNVVVPGAMPFIFTGLQISMGVAWFSLVAAEMVSGKYGLGYLIMNSYTDVQYPTIVIGMITLGLVGYATSALVRAAGNFLMEWRVRELALGEAA, via the coding sequence GTGGCACGGCCCGTGGGGCTGCCCGTCGGCCCGGTGGAACATGGCGAGCAGCTCCGCGAACGAGCGAAACCGAGCGAGTACGCCGGTCTTTCGGTCGCGATGCTGCAGTTTGCCCAATGGCTGCGCAGTCCGCGTCCGTATCTGATGCTGATCGGCTTCGCACTCTTTGTCGGATTTTGGTATCTCGCCGTCGACGTTTGGAAGCTGCCGCGCTTTGCACAGCTGCCCGGACCCGACGGCGTCCTCAAAGAGTGGTTTAGTAAGAACCCGGCGTTCGGAATCTCGATCTACACGCCCGATTACTATTTAGACATTTGGGTGAGCGTGCGCCGCGTCGCGATTGGGTTCGCACTGGCGACGGTGCTCGGCATTCCGCTCGGGTTGTTTCTCGGATGGTCGAAGACGTTCCGAGAATTCATCTTCCCCGTTTTCGAATTACTCCGCCCCATCCCGATCCTAGCATGGGTGCCGCTCGCGATTGTCATGTTCAAGGGTCTCGAGACGCCTGTCATCTTCCTGACGTTCCTTGCGTCGTTCTACGCGACTGCGCTAAACACGATGCTCGGCGTCGAATCGATCGATGAGACGTACTTTCGCGCCGCGCAATGTTTGGGCGCGAGTCGTCCTCAGGTCTTCCTCAACGTTGTCGTCCCGGGCGCGATGCCGTTTATTTTTACCGGCTTGCAGATCTCGATGGGCGTTGCGTGGTTCTCACTCGTCGCCGCCGAGATGGTCTCCGGTAAGTACGGCCTCGGCTATCTGATCATGAACTCGTACACCGACGTGCAGTATCCGACGATCGTCATCGGGATGATCACGCTCGGACTCGTCGGATACGCGACGAGTGCGCTCGTGCGCGCTGCCGGGAATTTCCTGATGGAGTGGCGCGTTCGTGAGCTGGCGCTGGGTGAGGCGGCATGA
- a CDS encoding ABC transporter substrate-binding protein, translating to MAVHLVRALKSVQLWTVGAICATLLLTTAPTPTYSDQGLDFGKPGQPVHLVVGYQPYYTESWSGVVMRGKKFYEKYLPAGSTVEFQIGLQGAIIVNNMLAGKQHIGYMGDMPAIVSTTKESVADIRMVAVLGVGHDECNILLVRNDAPTFSSPIVALKWLTGKTVAVPKGSCADRFAQAAFQKLGVKPDSYLNQNIEVITSGFRSGKLDAAVLWEPTASHIIQEGYAKRVASGFSIGEPDSGYLTMRADLIQSRPDVVQGWLKAELDAQRYLANPKNASEIVAMATDQTTGFTNKTMASALYGKFPDQNNAKERLTMPFIFTPETLQLIQNDAAFLHSVHSIDVDKLRTDAIMPQFAEGILKERHLTTPVGSAVIMSPLPG from the coding sequence GCGCCTACGCCGACGTATTCCGATCAGGGATTGGATTTCGGGAAGCCGGGACAGCCCGTACATCTGGTCGTGGGATACCAGCCGTATTACACCGAGTCGTGGTCGGGTGTCGTAATGCGAGGCAAGAAGTTCTACGAGAAGTACTTGCCCGCCGGGTCGACGGTCGAATTCCAAATCGGCTTGCAAGGCGCGATTATCGTGAACAACATGCTCGCCGGCAAACAGCACATCGGCTACATGGGCGACATGCCTGCGATCGTGTCGACGACGAAAGAAAGCGTCGCGGACATTCGCATGGTAGCAGTGCTCGGCGTCGGCCACGATGAGTGCAACATTCTACTCGTGCGCAACGATGCGCCGACTTTCTCGAGCCCGATCGTAGCTCTCAAATGGCTGACCGGGAAGACGGTCGCGGTTCCCAAAGGCAGCTGTGCCGACCGCTTCGCACAAGCGGCATTCCAAAAGCTGGGGGTCAAGCCGGATTCCTACCTCAATCAGAATATCGAAGTGATCACGAGCGGCTTTCGTTCCGGCAAGCTCGACGCTGCCGTGCTGTGGGAGCCGACCGCGTCGCACATCATTCAAGAAGGCTATGCTAAGCGCGTTGCTTCGGGCTTCAGCATCGGCGAACCCGATAGCGGCTACCTGACGATGCGCGCGGATCTCATACAGTCGCGACCCGATGTCGTCCAAGGTTGGCTTAAGGCCGAGCTGGATGCGCAGCGCTATCTCGCCAACCCAAAGAATGCTTCGGAGATCGTCGCAATGGCGACCGATCAAACGACGGGCTTTACGAACAAAACAATGGCGAGCGCACTCTACGGGAAATTCCCCGATCAGAACAACGCCAAGGAACGCCTTACTATGCCGTTCATCTTCACGCCTGAGACGCTGCAGCTCATCCAGAACGACGCCGCGTTCTTGCACTCCGTGCACTCGATCGACGTCGATAAATTGCGGACGGATGCCATCATGCCGCAATTTGCGGAAGGCATCCTCAAGGAGCGCCATTTAACCACACCGGTCGGGTCGGCCGTGATCATGTCGCCGCTTCCCGGCTAG